One Felis catus isolate Fca126 chromosome D2, F.catus_Fca126_mat1.0, whole genome shotgun sequence DNA window includes the following coding sequences:
- the DKK1 gene encoding dickkopf-related protein 1: MPALGAAGATRVLVALAAAALCGHLQLGVSATLNSVLVNSNAIKNLPPALGGAAGHPGSAVSAAPGIPYEGGNKYQTVDNYQPYPCSEDEECGTEEYCASPPRGPGAGAQICLACRKRRKRCMRHAMCCPGNYCKNGICMPSDHSPFHRGEIEETIIESIGNDHSTLDGYSRRTTLPSKLYHTKGQEGSVCLRSSDCATGLCCARHFWSKICKPVLKEGQVCTKHRRKGSHGLEIFQRCYCGDGLSCRMQKDHHQASNSSRLHTCQRH; encoded by the exons ATGCCGGCCCTGGGCGCAGCGGGAGCCACGCGGGTCTTGGTCGCCCTGGCAGCGGCGGCCCTTTGCGGTCACCTCCAGCTGGGAGTGAGCGCCACCTTGAACTCGGTCCTCGTCAACTCCAACGCCATCAAGAACCTGCCCCCGGCGCTGGGCGGCGCTGCCGGGCACCCGGGCTCGGCGGTCAGCGCGGCGCCGGGGATCCCGTACGAGGGAGGGAACAAGTACCAGACCGTTGACAACTACCAG ccgTACCCCTGCTCTGAGGACGAGGAGTGCGGCACCGAGGAGTACTGCGCCAGCCCCCCCCGCGGGCCCGGCGCCGGCGCGCAGATCTGTCTCGCCTGCAGGAAGCGCAGAAAACGTTGCATGCGTCACGCCATGTGCTGCCCGGGAAACTACTGCAAAAACG GGATATGTATGCCTTCTGATCACAGTCCTTTCCACCGAGGAGAAATCGAGGAAACCATTATCGAAAGCATTGGTAACGATCACAGCACCCTGGACGGGTATTCCCGAAGAACTACGCTGCCCTCGAAACTGTATCATACCAAAG GACAAGAAGGTTCCGTCTGTCTCCGATCGTCAGACTGTGCCACGGGGCTGTGTTGTGCCCGACACTTCTGGTCCAAGATCTGTAAACCTGTCCTCAAAGAGGGTCAAGTGTGCACAAAGCACAGGAGAAAGGGCTCCCACGGGCTGGAGATATTCCAGCGCTGTTACTGTGGAGACGGCCTGTCTTGCCGGATGCAGAAAGATCACCATCAAGCCAGTAACTCTTCAAGACTCCACACCTGTCAGAGACACTGA